In Manis javanica isolate MJ-LG chromosome 9, MJ_LKY, whole genome shotgun sequence, one DNA window encodes the following:
- the ADPRHL1 gene encoding inactive ADP-ribosyltransferase ARH2 — MERFKAAMLLGSVGDALGYRNAGREGSAAGAKMRAELQALGGLDHLVLSAQKWPVSDNTIMHMATAGALTTDYWCLDDLYREMVRRYVEVLEKLPEPRADPATVESCSQLKPDNYLLAWHTPFNEKGSGFGAASKAMCIGMRYWQPGRLGTLVEVSIECGRMTHNHPTGFLGSLCTALFASYAVQSKPLVQWGRDMMRTMPMAEEYCKKTIRHLAEYQEHWFYFEAKWQFYLEERKISEDTESKATFPERYDAEERDKVYRKWSSEGRGGRRGHDAPMIAYDALLGAGDNWTELCHRAMFHGGESGATGAIAACLFGLLHGLDAVPAGLRRGLEHEQELLRLGEALHRLSSEEK; from the exons ATGGAGCGATTCAAGGCTGCGATGCTGCTGGGGAGCGTCGGGGACGCGCTGGGCTACAGAAACGCCGGCCGGGAGGGCAGCGCCGCCGGCGCGAAGATGCGCGCGGAGCTCCAGGCGCTCGGAGGGCTGGACCACCTGGTGCTCTCCGCGCAGAAATGGCCAGTGAGCGACAACACCATCATGCACATGGCGACCGCCGGGGCCCTGACCACAG ACTACTGGTGCCTGGATGACCTGTACCGGGAGATGGTGAGACGCTACGTGGAAGTCCTCGAGAAGCTCCCAGAACCCCGGGCAGACCCAGCTACTGTGGAGAGCTGCTCGCAGCTGAAGCCAGATAACTACCTCCTGGCCTGGCACACACCTTTCAACGAGAAGG GTTCAGGATTCGGAGCCGCCAGCAAAGCGATGTGCATCGGCATGCGGTACTGGCAGCCGGGGCGCCTGGGCACCCTCGTCGAGGTCAGCATCGAGTGCGGCAGGATGACGCACAACCACCCCACAG GCTTCCTCGGGTCCCTGTGCACCGCCCTGTTCGCATCTTACGCTGTGCAAAGCAAACCGCTGGTGCAGTGGGGCCGAGACATGATGCGGACCATGCCGATGGCCGAGGAGTACTGTAAGAAGACCATCCGGCACCTGGCAG AATACCAAGAGCACTGGTTTTACTTTGAAGCTAAATGGCAGTTTTACTTGGaggagagaaaaatcagtgaagacACGGAGAGTAAAGCCACCTTCCCTGAACGTTACGACGCGGAGGAGAGGGACAAG GTTTACAGGAAGTGGAGCTCGGAAGGCCGAGGGGGCCGCCGGGGACACGATGCCCCCATGATTGCATATGACGCCCTCTTAGGAGCCGGGGACAACTGGACAGAGCTGTGCCACCGGGCCATGTTTCATGGAG GCGAGAGCGGGGCCACCGGGGCGATCGCGGCCTGCCTGTTCGGGCTGCTGCACGGCCTGGACGCGGTTCCCGCCGGCCTGCGCCGGGGCCTGGAGCACGAGCAGGAGCTGCTGCGCCTGGGCGAGGCTCTGCACCGCCTGTCCTCGGAGGAGAAGTAA
- the LOC108399956 gene encoding uncharacterized protein has product MAIDTHSLRKKVSRATCHPAARAILSSLLLYVTGHEDTGAPQGPPSAKRAEVGDSEASPTSEPQDAHRRPTRFQLLQAKFMGAGREHLKKTREVGRLIFKDRQGSGRSVVTTTINKLLEKAREGAGGRAPGREPLFREKPRCSLPAGRSPMKSILKVFLAAEEKEAKEKEAREKPKAARGPPPKTAGKRGSILSKLREKFEQSGSLCSEARVLLLRRDDQRKKRTHRPRPPRSEARLLCAATMASSCVGTPPARFLACVAEPVLAFSIATVVCGPRSWLSRCAKICRADRGHVLRGEPGASPSTGNKPAGKGGHDGEPSQPQAAWDTAPRDSLETAVPTGDTVLRGVRAGLDPGLLGKGTCTEDALAVCSLAGEAEGLSARLEPEVGLFTQKGIPEKRARRPSPQCAERVPQPPGGPARLQEAQGDGRPHRLGGESGVRNAQAPFPAVPERKGHQVATPGLSGPVGTRQGPQAGQSLAPPRGDGDAPEAAQPKPQRSGLGEQEEGGGQGQSSRPGRAGDRLSRAEHRMPDHRMPDPDDRPVLQAGAPPPCYMASENHPQEPSPGEGSWVDVPAPLVAQAGVRIWEGLPGVVATVLHGWECRGLPLPVSARPLWGPIGSADPDSSQNRAASPKEHLKPSATAPGRVTAGGTTESHTVPAPGAIPNPKDWPARVGSTLHEGHGDSPSSRSLVAEAPVGMPSCLVPRGLLEHHSHPPVPSKPPFPTAQPQAGAAYHRASGGSAAGREAALAFPESPQGDPRASPEPTSPHPVPQGSSAVGPQHPSLGKLLSPSENCQAQHGTHVVPEEQLPPGARASCLLPSGPAATAEGQWVVGVPQQYPSPQAPLRPKLHTQAGVPEEEEINWSPRPRVGLGAPEVGALGPMRPDSPGEKGVAPQGQKATLRGAKEGQSWPQGALVGSGTVATGMEPPSPHTGEGPEHWQECWEQHPEEPLGGHAVLAGENQAQRSPERPGFPAQAQVGRMVPCDLAGPMGSSAQVAPTVGMSGKSQGLARGSGQGGPQMLGRVEENWPQGFKSQPTPRPQPVPGSAVPASHAPYQVMPPEDPRVGRGHVPLEDPGVGRQGVPPEDTGVGRQAVPLEDPGVGRWAVLPEDPRVGKQGVPPEDTGVGRWGVPWDDTGAGRGRVPPEDPGVGKGQVPLEDPRVGRQGVPLKDPGVGRRGVPRDNTGVGRGHVSLEDPRVGRWTVPPEDPGVGRRAVPPEDPGVGRWGVPPEDPGVGKWGVPPEDPRVGKWGVPPEDPRVGRGHVPPDDPRVGRQGVPPEDTGVGRWGVPWDDIGAGRGCVPPEDPGVGRGRVPLEDTRVGRQGVPLKDPGVGKWGVPPEDPRVRRGHVPPDDPRVGRQGVPLKDPRVGRRGVPPEDPRVGKRGMPPEDPRVGRGRVPPEDPGVGRRGVPQDDTGVGRGHVSLEDPGVGRQGVPQDDTGVGRGHVSLEDPGVGRQGVPQDDTGVGRGHVSLEDPGVGRRGVSQDDTGAGRGRVPPEDPGAGRGQVPPNDPGVGRGWVPPEDPGVGRSMWGGDQRRRTAHFAKYRAQSFSDQRSFDLSFRPAFVRAEDTFESPK; this is encoded by the coding sequence ATGGCCATAGACACCCACAGCCTGAGAAAGAAGGTCAGCAGAGCAACGTGCCACCCGGCAGCCCGAGCCATCCTCAGCAGCCTGCTGCTCTATGTCACCGGCCACGAGGACACAGGAGCCCCCCAGGGGCCTCCTTCCGCCaagagagcagaggttggagacAGCGAGGCGAGCCCCACGTCTGAGCCCCAGGATGCCCACAGGCGGCCCACGCGCTTCCAGCTCCTGCAGGCCAAGTTCATGGGTGCCGGCCGGGAGCACCTCAAGAAGACCCGGGAGGTGGGGCGACTGATCTTCAAGGACAGGCAGGGCTCAGGCAGGAGCGTGGTGACCACCACCATCAACAAGCTGCTGGAGAAGGCCAGGGAGGGGGCCGGCGGCCGGGCACCAGGCCGAGAGCCACTCTTCAGGGAGAAGCCGCGTTGCAGCCTCCCTGCCGGGAGGAGCCCCATGAAAAGCATTCTGAAGGTGTTCTTGGCCGCAGAGGAGAAGGAAGCCAAGGAGAAGGAGGCGCGGGAGAAGCCCAAAGCTGCCAGGGGCCCCCCGCCAAAGACAGCAGGGAAGAGGGGCTCCATCCTGTCCAAGCTGCGGGAGAAGTTCGAGCAGAGTGGCTCTCTGTGCTCAGAGGCCAGGGTGCTGCTGCTCCGCAGGGACGACCAGAGGAAAAAGCGCACGCACAGGCCCAGACCGCCACGGTCCGAGGCCCGCCTGCTCTGCGCGGCCACCATGGCCAGCAGCTGCGTCGGGACGCCCCCCGCCCGCTTCCTGGCCTGCGTGGCTGAGCCTGTGCTGGCCTTCAGCATTGCCACGGTGGTCTGCGGCCCCCGGAGCTGGCTGTCCCGCTGTGCCAAGATATGCCGGGCAGATCGGGGGCATGTGCTGAGAGGAGAACCGGGCGCGTCCCCCAGCACAGGGAACAAACCAGCAGGAAAGGGGGGTCACGATGGGGAGCCCTCCCAGCCCCAAGCGGCCTGGGACACAGCTCCCAGGGACAGCCTGGAAACAGCAGTCCCCACAGGTGACACGGTGCTAAGGGGAGTCAGGGCAGGCCTGGACCCTGGGCTCCTGGGCAAGGGCACCTGCACTGAAGACGCCCTGGCAGTCTGCAGTTTGGCGGGTGAGGCAGAAGGACTAAGTGCGCGCTTGGAGCCCGAGGTTGGCCTCTTCACCCAGAAGGGCATCCCAGAGAAGAGGGCACGGAGGCCCAGCCCGCAATGCGCAGAGCGCGTCCCCCAGCCTCCCGGCGGACCTGCCCGACTGCAAGAGGCACAAGGAGACGGGCGCCCTCACCGTCTGGGGGGAGAGAGCGGGGTCAGAAATGCACAGGCACCGTTTCCTGCTGTGCCGGAGCGCAAAGGCCACCAGGTGGCCACGCCAGGGCTTAGCGGGCCTGTGGGCACACGTCAGGGCCCACAGGCCGGCCAGAGCCTCGCGCCTCCTCGGGGTGATGGGGATGCCCCAGAAGCAGCCCAACCCAAGCCACAGAGAAGCGGCCTCGGGGAACAGGAGGAAGGAGGCGGCCAGGGGCAGTCGAGCAGGCCAGGGCGTGCTGGGGACCGGCTCAGCCGGGCAGAGCACCGCATGCCAGACCACCGCATGCCAGACCCAGATGACAGGCCAGTCCTCCAGGCGGGAGCCCCGCCACCTTGCTACATGGCCTCAGAGAATCATCCGCAAGAGCCCTCTCCTGGGGAGGGAAGCTGGGTGGACGTCCCTGCACCGCTGGTGGCTCAGGCAGGGGTGAGGATATGGGAGGGCTTGCCCGGGGTGGTTGCGACAGTCCTGCATGGGTGGGAGTGCAGGGGACTGCCGCTGCCCGTGTCGGCCCGGCCCCTGTGGGGCCCCATAGGGAGCGCCGACCCTGACTCCAGCCAGAACAGAGCCGCCTCCCCAAAAGAACACCTGAAACCAAGCGCCACAGCCCCTGGACGGGTGACAGCTGGGGGGACCACTGAGAGTCACACAGTGCCAGCACCAGGTGCCATCCCGAACCCCAAAGACTGGCCAGCCAGAGTGGGGAGCACCTTGCACGAGGGCCATGGCGACTCCCCATCGAGTCGCAGCCTTGTGGCCGAGGCCCCTGTGGGCATGCCCAGCTGCCTTGTCCCCAGGGGACTCCTGGAGCACCACAGCCACCCGCCTGTGCCCTCGAAGCCTCCATTCCCAActgcccagccccaggcaggcgCCGCCTACCACCGAGCCTCTGGGGGATCCGCAGCAGGAAGGGAAGCTGCCTTGGCCTTCCCAGAGAGCCCCCAGGGGGACCCCAGAGCATCCCCAGAGCCAACCTCCCCTCACCCCGTGCCCCAGGGCAGCAGTGCAGTGGGGCCTCAGCACCCCAGTTTGGGCAAGCTGCTGTCGCCTTCTGAGAACTGCCAGGCCCAGCATGGGACCCATGTGGTGCCCGAGGAGCAGCTTCCCCCTGGCGCCAGGGCTTCCTGCCTGCTTCCCTCAGGGCCAGCCGCCACAGCAGAGGGGCAGTGGGTGGTTGGGGTGCCCCAGCAGTatcccagcccccaggccccactgCGGCCCAAACTGCACACACAGGCTGGCGTCCCGGAGGAAGAGGAGATCAACTGGAGTCCCCGGCCTCGGGTGGGCCTGGGGGCACCAGAAGTGGGGGCCTTGGGGCCCATGAGGCCTGACAGTCCTGGTGAGAAGGGGGTGGCCCCACAGGGCCAGAAAGCTACACTGCGTGGTGCTAAAGAGGGTCAGTCCTGGCCCCAGGGTGCCCTGGTGGGGAGTGGCACTGTGGCCACTGGCATGGAGCCTCCCAGCCCACACACCGGGGAAGGCCCAGAGCATTGGCAGGAATGCTGGGAACAACACCCAGAGGAGCCCCTCGGGGGACATGCTGTCCTGGCTGGAGAGAACCAAGCACAGAGGTCCCCAGAGAGGCCGGGGTTCCCAGCACAAGCCCAGGTTGGCAGGATGGTGCCCTGTGACCTGGCGGGGCCCATGGGCAGCTCTGCTCAAGTGGCACCCACTGTAGGCATGAGCGGGAAGTCCCAGGGACTGGCTCGTGGGAGTGGCCAGGGAGGCCCCCAGATGCTGGGCCGGGTGGAAGAAAACTGGCCCCAGGGGTTCAAGAGCCAACCAACTCCAAGACCCCAGCCAGTGCCAGGCTCTGCAGTGCCTGCGTCTCATGCCCCATACCAGGTTATGCCCCCAGAGGAccccagggtggggagagggcacgTGCCCCTGGAGGACCCCGGGGTGGGGAGACAGGGTGTGCCCCCAGAGGACACTGGGGTGGGGAGACAGGCTGTACCCCTGGAGGACCCCGGGGTGGGGAGATGGGCTGTGCTTCCGGAGGACCCCAGGGTGGGGAAACAGGGTGTGCCCCCAGAGGAcactggggtggggagatggggtgTACCCTGGGATGAcactggggcagggagagggcgtGTGCCCCCAGAGGACCCTGGAGTGGGGAAAGGGCAGGTGCCCCTGGAGGACCCCAGGGTGGGGAGACAGGGTGTGCCCCTGAAGGACCCTGGGGTGGGGAGACGGGGTGTGCCCCGGGACAacactggggtggggagagggcatgTGTCCCTGGAGGACCCCAGGGTGGGGAGATGGACTGTACCCCCGGAGGATCCCGGGGTGGGGAGACGGGCTGTGCCCCCAGAGGAccctggggtggggagatggggtgTGCCCCCAGAGGACCCCGGGGTGGGGAAATGGGGTGTGCCCCCAGAGGACCCCAGGGTGGGGAAATGGGGTGTGCCTCCAGAGGACCctagggtggggagagggcatgTGCCCCCGGATGACCCCAGGGTGGGGAGACAGGGTGTGCCCCCAGAGGAcactggggtggggagatggggtgTACCCTGGGATGACATTGGAGCGGGGAGAGGGTGTGTGCCCCCAGAGGAccctggagtggggagagggcgGGTGCCCCTGGAGGACACCAGGGTGGGGAGACAGGGTGTGCCCCTGAAGGACCCCGGGGTGGGAAAATGGGGTGTGCCTCCAGAGGACCCCAGGGTGAGGAGAGGGCATGTGCCCCCGGACGACCCCAGGGTGGGGAGACAGGGTGTCCCCCTGAAGGACCCCAGGGTGGGGAGACGGGGTGTGCCCCCAGAGGACCCCAGGGTGGGGAAACGGGGTATGCCACCAGAGGAccccagggtggggagagggcgtGTGCCCCCAGAGGACCCCGGGGTGGGGAGACGGGGTGTGCCCCAGGATGACAccggggtggggagagggcatgTGTCCCTGGAGGACCCCGGGGTGGGGAGACAGGGTGTGCCCCAGGATGacactggggtggggagagggcatgTGTCCCTGGAGGACCCCGGGGTGGGGAGACAGGGTGTGCCCCAGGATGACAccggggtggggagagggcatgTGTCCCTGGAGGACCCCGGGGTGGGGAGACGGGGTGTGTCCCAGGACGACACCGGGGCGGGGAGAGGCCGTGTGCCCCCAGAGGaccctggggcagggagagggcaggtgcCCCCCAATGACCccggggtggggagagggtgggtgcCCCCGGAAGACCCCGGGGTGGGGAGAAGCATGTGGGGAGGCGACCAGCGTAGGAGGACAGCACACTTCGCCAAGTACAGAGCGCAGAGCTTCAGCGACCAGAGGTCCTTTGATTTGTCCTTTAGACCAGCGTTTGTCAGGGCCGAGGACACGTTCGAATCGCCCAAGTGA